The Actinopolymorpha sp. NPDC004070 nucleotide sequence GCCATCGAGGCGTCCGACCTGACCCTCGCCCGCGGTGACCTGCGGGTGGCCGCCGACGCGATCCGGTTGTCGCGGTCGACGCTGCGCACGATCCAGGGCAACCTGTTCTGGGCGTTCGCATACAACGTCGCCGCGCTACCGCTGGCCGCGCTGGGGTTCCTCAACCCGATGGTGGCGGGGGCGGCGATGGCGTTCAGCTCGGTGTTCGTGGTGACCAACAGCCTGCGGCTGCGCCGGTTCACGCCCGGGCGAGCACCTAGGACACGTCGAGCGGCTGGCTAGCCCAGGGCCAGGTCGGCGAGCTCCACCAGGAAGTCCCCGCAGGCCACCCACGCCCGTGCGGCCTCCTCGATCGGGCGGCCGTTCAGCGTGGTGCGGCCCAGGGCCACCACCGCGGGAATCGCCGGGGCCAGCCAGCCGTACTTCGCGGCGGCCCCGGCGGCGATCATCCGGCGAACGTCGACCGGATCCCCGGCCTCCGCCCCCGGCTCCGACTCCGATCCCGGCCACCCGGCGGCGGCCAGCCCGTCGGCGTACCCGCCCACCAGCGTCTCGAACAACTCCGGCAGCCTCGACGGCGGCAGGTGGAAGTCGGTCACCGCGTCGACGACCAGGTTGCCGAGGTCCTCCCCCAGCGCGCCCACCCCGGCGAACGCCCAGTCGATCACGACGGTCTGCCCGGCCACGTCGAACAGGTTGCGCGGGTGGAAGTCCAACTGGCACAGCGTGCGCGGCAGCCCGTCCACCACGTCGAGCAGCCGGTGGCGATCCGCCCACAGCGCCTGGTACGCCGGCACCCGGTCGGCCGGTACCAGCCGCCGCACCAGCGGGTGTGACCAGACCCGGGGGTCGGCGGGGTCGGCCTCGGCGGCACCCCGGGCGGCGCGGCGTTCGACGTACATCCGCAACCAGCCCCGGCTCGGCCACCCCCGGTCCAGCACGGGGTCACCGGCCAGATGGGCGAGCGCCAGGTGGCCCTGCACCCGGCCGAGGTGCTCGGCAGCCCGCCGGTAGCGCGGCATCGCCCAGGTCGACCCCTCGCACCCGGCGACGTCCTCCATCCAGATCGCGAGCGTGCCGTCGGGGCCGGGTAGGACCACGTAGCACGCCGGTGCGCGCAGGTCGCCGGGCAGCGAGCCGAGCAGGCCGTCGGCGAACGCGTCGGCCTCCCGCCGCCAGTGGAACGGGTGCGCCGGGTCCTCCTCCGTTCGCCACACCGACAGGCCGCCGTCCTCGACGTGGCGGAGCACCTTGACCACGGCAGACCAGTCCCCGCCGCGCACCCGCCAGATGCCGACGGTGGCGATTCCGTCCACGGCGGGCGCGGCCAGCAGGTCGACCTCGGCCGCCAGGACCTCCTCGGCCGTACGGCCCAGTGCGGTGGCGACCTGGCCGGAAACCTCGGGCGACACCCCGAAACCGGCACCGGAAAGTTCCATGCGGGTCAGTGTCCAGCGTCCGGCGCCGGTGTGGCCAGGGCGTTTCGACGTGGGGCGCCGGTCAGTGCGTGTAGGGCCGGTGCAGCGCGCAGTCGGGATTCAGCCGTACGCCGAACCCCGGCGTCTCCGGCACCCGTAGCCGCCCACCCACCGGCACCGGCTCGTCCAGCAGCAGCGGGTGGAACATCGGCACCACCTCACTCGCCTGCGGATGCATCATCAGGAACTCCGAGAACGGGCTGTTCCGCCGGGTGAGCACGAAGTGGTAGGAGTACACGCTCGACCCGTGCGGGATCACCGGCACGCCGTGCGCGTCGGCGAGCGCGCTGATCCGGGCGAGCTCGGTGATGCCGCCGCACCAGTTCACGTCCGGCTGGATCATGTCGGCGCAGCCCATCTCCAGCAGCATGCGGAACCCGAACCTCGTCCACTCGTGCTCGCCGGTGGTGACCCACATGCCCGTCGGCACCCGGCGCCGGAGCTCGGCGTACCCCCAGTAGTCGTCGGGCGGCAGGGCCTCCTCGATCCAGCGCAGGCCGAACTCCGCCGACCGCTGGGCGAGCCGGGTGGCGTAGTCGAGGTCCAGCGACATCCAGCAGTCCCAGCTGAGGAAGAAGTCCTCGCTCACCCGCTCGCGCATCGAGGCGAGCTTGTCGAGGTTGGACCGGTTCTTGACGGATCTTCCCCAGCAGGTCGTACATCGCGAGGTCGACGGCGCTGATGCAGTTGACCGCGATGCCCTTGCGGCCGTAGTACAGCGTCGAGGCGTACATCTGGTCCCAGATCTTCTCGATCGAGGTGACCGGGGCGCCCTCCACGAAGCGGGCAAGGTGTTTCTCCACGATGTACGCACCGGGTTCGCCGGCCGTCGTGGTCGCGAACCCGATCGTCCCGTCGTCGGCCTCCACCTCGACCACGAGCGTGCCGAGCACGTTGAGGCCGAACTTCTGCCGGCTGTCGCGGTAGTCGGGGTAGTACGCCATCGGCGTGGCCACGTGGTCGTCGATCCAGTGCTGCTCGGCCTGGTCGTGGTAGTCCGCACCTCCGCCGCGCACGACGTACGCCCGGACCTCACGCACCTTCGGCATGCCCATCGCACTCACTCCCTCCTGCCAAGGGCGGACACGAGCCCTGACTCGGGTCGCCCTGTCGGCGTAGGTTATGCGGAGTTTCAGCTCGGTGAACCTGAGTTCACGTATCCGAACGACCGGCGTCCGGAGGTCACCCGTGAACGACCCGACCGCCGGCGTGGTGAAGTCGGCCGAACGCACGCTCGCGATCCTGGAGCTGCTCACCCGGCACGAGGAGCCGCTCACGTTCACCGCGATCGCGCAGACCCTGCGGTATCCGCGTTCCAGCCTGCACGGGTTGTTGCGGACGATGGTGGAACGCGGCTGGGCGGAGTTCGACTCCGGCCTGCGCTGTTACTCCCTCGGCCTGCGCACCCTGGAGGCCGGCAACGCCTACACGCGCACGCTGGGGCTGGTCGAACGCGCCCTGCCGTTGATGGAACGCATCCGCGACACCATCGACGAGACGGTTCAGCTGGCGGTGCTCGACGGGCTGCACAACGTCTACGTCGCGAAGGTCGACGGACGCCAGACGCTCACCCTCGCGTCCGAAGTCGGCCGCCGGCTGCCCGCCCACGCCACCGGGGTCGGCAAGGTGTTGCTGGCCGGTCTTCGCCGCGACGACCTCGAGGCGCGGCTGCCCGCGGGTCCGCTGCCGGCGTTCACCCGGCACACGGTGACCGACAAGGCCAGGTTGCTCGGTCAGCTGCGCACCGTGGCCCGGCGCGGGTTCGCCGTCGACAACGAGGAGTACACCCTGGGCATCCGCTGTGTCGCCGTGCCGGTGTACGACGTCAGCCGGCGTACGGTCGCCGCGCTGAGCGTGTCCGTCCCGGCGATCCGCTGCACGCCGGCCCACCGGGAGAACGCCCACCGGCTGCTGACCGAGGCGGCGCACCGGTTGTCGGCCGCACTGGGCTACGGACGTGAACGCAGGACGGATCTGCAAGGAGTGGTGACCGCCCATGAGTGAGTTCCGCGTCGACGTGCTGCCGCTCGGCCGGGGCGACGTCCCGGGACCGGAGCTGTTCTGGATGAGCGGCTGGGACGAGTGGCACACGTTGTTGTTCCAGTCGGTCCTGCTGCGCGGCGACGGCGTCGTCGCCCTGGTCAACACCGGTCCGGCGCGCGACCTCGAACCCATGAACGCCCACTGGGAGAAGGTGCTCGGCGCGCGTGCCCGGATGCGACGTGAGCCGGGTGAGTTCGTCGTCGACCAACTGGCACGCTTCGGCCTCACTCCGGAGGACGTCACCCACGTCGTGCTCACGCCGTTGCAGCTCTACACGGTGAGCAACGTCGCGTTGTTCACCAACGCGACGATCTGCGTCGCCGAACGCGGCTGGGTGCACTTCCACACCACGCACGCGCACCCGCACGACAACCGGGCGACGTCGCTGCCCGACGACGTGCTCGTCCACCTGGTCACCGAGGCCTGGCCGCGGGTGCGGCTGCTCGCCGACGAGGACGAACTCGCGCCCGGCCTGCGCACGTGGTGGAGCGGCGTCCACCACCGCGCGTCCGTCGTGGTGGAGGCGGACACCTCACGTGGCGTGGTGGCGATCTCGGACAGCTTCTTCGTGCTGGACAACGTGGAGAAGAACATCCCGATCGGGATCAACGAGAACATGTACGAGGCGATCGCCGCCTATGAGCGGGTACGCCGCACCGCCGACGTGATCGTCCCGCTGTACGACCCGGGCAACCTGGAACGCTTCCCCGACGGGAGGGTGGCATGAGCGCCGATGTGGGCGGCGTGAGCGGCATCGGTGGTGTGGGCGGCGGCACGGGCCGGACGGTGCTGGTGACCGGCGCGGCGCGCGGCATCGGCCGGGCGACCGCGGCGAGGTTCGGCCGCGAGGGTGCCCGGGTGGTGGTCAACCACCCGCCGGGCGAACGCGAGTACGCCGAGCAGACCGGTGCGCTGGTCCGCGAGGAGGGCGGGACACCCCTGCTGGTGGAGGCCGACGTCGCCGACCCGGCCGCCGTGACGGTGATGGCCGAGACCGTGCACGCCGCATGGGGCCCGCTGGACGTGCTGGTCAACAACGCCGGCATCTGCCCGTTCGCCGACTTCTTCGACATCGACGTGGAGCTGTGGGACCGCGTGCAGCACGTCAACCTGCGCGGGGCGTTCCTGGTGACGCAGGCATTCACCAGGGCCATGGTGGAGGCCGGGCGCGGCGGCCGGGTTCTGTCGGTGTCGTCCATCTCGGCCTGGGTCGGCGGCTCCCAGCAGGTGCACTACTGCACGACGAAGGCCGGGATCAGCTCGCTGATGAAGAGCCTCGCGATCGTGCTCGGCCCGCACGGCATCACCTGCAACGCCGTACTCCCCGGCGCGATCGCCACCGACATCAACAGGGCCGACTGGACCGACCAGGCGAAGGTCGACTACTTCCGCTCGCGCATCCCCGCCGGCCGGATGGGCGAGCCGGCCGACGTCGCCGGAGTGCTGTGGCTGCTGTCCCAGCCGGAGTCGGCGTACATGAACGGTTCCGACGTGCTCGTGGACGGCGGTATGTTCGTCAACCTGCAGTAGACACGGCGAGATCGGCAGGCGGGGAGGCGGGCGTGGGCGACACCAGCGGCATCGGCGGCACCAGCGACAGCAGCAACACCGCGAGCGACATCGTGGTCGAGGAGGCGTCGGCACAGGACGAGAAGCGGTGGCACGAAGGGTGGCTGGACCGCCGCGGCGAGCAGTGGCGCCGGCACGGCCTGGCCGACGATGACGTCGCGGGCCACCTGAAGCGCCTGGACCGGATGCGGGCCGATGCCGCACTGCGCCCGGTGTGGACGCTCCGCTCGGGTGAGGACGGCG carries:
- a CDS encoding SDR family NAD(P)-dependent oxidoreductase, with protein sequence MSADVGGVSGIGGVGGGTGRTVLVTGAARGIGRATAARFGREGARVVVNHPPGEREYAEQTGALVREEGGTPLLVEADVADPAAVTVMAETVHAAWGPLDVLVNNAGICPFADFFDIDVELWDRVQHVNLRGAFLVTQAFTRAMVEAGRGGRVLSVSSISAWVGGSQQVHYCTTKAGISSLMKSLAIVLGPHGITCNAVLPGAIATDINRADWTDQAKVDYFRSRIPAGRMGEPADVAGVLWLLSQPESAYMNGSDVLVDGGMFVNLQ
- a CDS encoding enolase C-terminal domain-like protein; translation: MRERVSEDFFLSWDCWMSLDLDYATRLAQRSAEFGLRWIEEALPPDDYWGYAELRRRVPTGMWVTTGEHEWTRFGFRMLLEMGCADMIQPDVNWCGGITELARISALADAHGVPVIPHGSSVYSYHFVLTRRNSPFSEFLMMHPQASEVVPMFHPLLLDEPVPVGGRLRVPETPGFGVRLNPDCALHRPYTH
- a CDS encoding phosphotransferase, with product MELSGAGFGVSPEVSGQVATALGRTAEEVLAAEVDLLAAPAVDGIATVGIWRVRGGDWSAVVKVLRHVEDGGLSVWRTEEDPAHPFHWRREADAFADGLLGSLPGDLRAPACYVVLPGPDGTLAIWMEDVAGCEGSTWAMPRYRRAAEHLGRVQGHLALAHLAGDPVLDRGWPSRGWLRMYVERRAARGAAEADPADPRVWSHPLVRRLVPADRVPAYQALWADRHRLLDVVDGLPRTLCQLDFHPRNLFDVAGQTVVIDWAFAGVGALGEDLGNLVVDAVTDFHLPPSRLPELFETLVGGYADGLAAAGWPGSESEPGAEAGDPVDVRRMIAAGAAAKYGWLAPAIPAVVALGRTTLNGRPIEEAARAWVACGDFLVELADLALG
- a CDS encoding IclR family transcriptional regulator, with amino-acid sequence MNDPTAGVVKSAERTLAILELLTRHEEPLTFTAIAQTLRYPRSSLHGLLRTMVERGWAEFDSGLRCYSLGLRTLEAGNAYTRTLGLVERALPLMERIRDTIDETVQLAVLDGLHNVYVAKVDGRQTLTLASEVGRRLPAHATGVGKVLLAGLRRDDLEARLPAGPLPAFTRHTVTDKARLLGQLRTVARRGFAVDNEEYTLGIRCVAVPVYDVSRRTVAALSVSVPAIRCTPAHRENAHRLLTEAAHRLSAALGYGRERRTDLQGVVTAHE